A genomic window from Gossypium hirsutum isolate 1008001.06 chromosome D10, Gossypium_hirsutum_v2.1, whole genome shotgun sequence includes:
- the LOC121222388 gene encoding acyl-CoA-binding domain-containing protein 5, translating to MSPEAAMEQYVALVSDKVPGWTKDTSDGERKLESADQGVAGSVAPDIDSFPDKQAIFMHERNADSNTAPAGGDITESVSLEKQVHCEVRGSLEP from the exons ATGAGTCCAGAGGCGGCTATGGAGCAGTATGTTGCCCTTGTTTCAGATAAAGTTCCGGGGTGGACGAAAGATACTTCCGAT GGAGAGCGGAAATTAGAATCTGCAGACCAAGGCGTTGCTGGTTCTGTGGCTCCTGATATAGATTCATTTCCAGATAAGCAGGCCATTTTTATGCATGAAAG GAATGCAGACTCGAATACTGCTCCAGCAGGTGGTGACATAACTGAGAGCGTAAGCCTTGAGAAGCAG GTACATTGTGAAGTAAGAGGGAGTCTTGAACCTTGA